Proteins co-encoded in one Haladaptatus sp. ZSTT2 genomic window:
- a CDS encoding QueT transporter family protein, which translates to MKEVFTMWKDPRMVALTAVIAAVYMTALIPFKGFVIVPGFTEIRPANVLPVALSLMFGPATAWGAGIGNLFSDAFGGTLTAGSIFGFVGNFFSGYIGYKLWGRLGWLSSGEKPTMRSVKQLGEFVVISFVAAAGTAAIIAWGLELLGLFPFSVFATIILVNDFLAAAVIGPPLLYLLYPRIERAGLLYTGMMDHNDHPITATRDQRYAAVGLSTVSVAWLIVGIGIGVAVQGVPFGVGGAGIEAGTGGSVVQITIGAIAFSLLVGFSILSGGWSPRLRRSTGRERIGRSG; encoded by the coding sequence ATGAAAGAAGTATTCACGATGTGGAAAGACCCACGGATGGTTGCACTCACGGCGGTCATCGCGGCAGTGTACATGACCGCGTTAATCCCGTTCAAGGGGTTCGTTATCGTCCCGGGATTCACGGAGATTCGTCCGGCGAACGTGCTTCCGGTCGCGCTCAGTCTCATGTTTGGCCCAGCCACGGCGTGGGGTGCAGGTATCGGTAATCTGTTCAGTGATGCGTTCGGCGGTACGCTCACCGCCGGCAGCATTTTTGGCTTCGTTGGCAACTTCTTCAGCGGCTATATCGGCTATAAACTCTGGGGACGGCTCGGGTGGTTATCCTCGGGTGAGAAGCCGACCATGCGGTCTGTGAAACAACTCGGTGAGTTCGTCGTCATCTCGTTTGTCGCGGCTGCAGGCACCGCCGCGATAATTGCGTGGGGGCTCGAACTCTTGGGGCTGTTTCCGTTCTCGGTGTTTGCGACCATCATTTTGGTCAACGATTTCCTCGCTGCTGCCGTCATCGGGCCGCCGTTGTTGTATCTTCTATATCCCCGTATCGAACGTGCAGGGTTGCTCTACACTGGCATGATGGACCACAACGACCACCCAATCACGGCGACCCGTGACCAGCGCTACGCTGCTGTTGGGCTCTCGACTGTCTCAGTCGCGTGGCTGATCGTTGGAATCGGTATCGGGGTCGCTGTACAAGGCGTCCCGTTCGGTGTCGGTGGTGCTGGCATCGAGGCGGGAACCGGTGGCTCAGTGGTTCAGATCACCATCGGCGCAATCGCGTTCTCCTTGCTCGTTGGCTTCAGTATCCTCTCGGGCGGGTGGTCGCCACGATTACGCAGGTCAACAGGCCGAGAGCGAATCGGACGCAGTGGGTGA
- a CDS encoding ParA family protein: MLTYTVYSEAGGVGKTTLSANLAKAHARAGQDVLVIDLDPQEGSLTYLLDVEAARNEGGSDNLVRHMIGRPGGAFEDLIRTAEPGIDVLPSHNMLERLTELLLRTSEIEEQTNPDPEYTYPRYEQLHRVLAEARVHETYDVLIVDPPATTGDHLYNAIYATRNVVIPLELSGKGHQSVEGLQDIVAGLESELELEVGVLAVVPNEVKDTADQREYEAALSELGFSVPVSIRDRTSLFEGCWKQQVNAFTYVEEHRARKRQYELDTLAQFDELAAFINEQVNGAATEQAEVSA; encoded by the coding sequence ATGCTTACGTACACGGTTTATTCGGAGGCGGGCGGCGTCGGGAAAACCACACTTTCTGCGAATCTCGCTAAGGCACACGCTCGGGCTGGACAGGACGTACTCGTCATCGACTTAGACCCACAGGAGGGGAGTTTGACCTACTTACTCGATGTCGAAGCCGCTCGCAACGAGGGCGGCTCTGACAATCTCGTCCGGCATATGATTGGGCGACCAGGTGGCGCGTTCGAGGACTTGATTCGAACGGCCGAACCGGGCATCGACGTCCTCCCGAGTCACAACATGCTCGAACGGTTGACCGAGTTGCTCCTTCGAACCTCGGAAATCGAAGAGCAGACGAATCCCGACCCGGAGTACACGTACCCACGCTACGAGCAGCTCCACCGCGTGCTCGCGGAGGCCAGGGTTCACGAAACCTACGACGTGTTGATTGTCGATCCACCGGCGACGACGGGCGACCACCTGTACAACGCAATTTACGCGACGCGAAACGTCGTCATCCCGCTCGAACTCTCGGGGAAAGGTCACCAGAGCGTCGAGGGGTTACAGGACATCGTGGCCGGGCTCGAATCGGAACTGGAGTTGGAAGTCGGCGTGCTCGCCGTGGTGCCAAACGAAGTCAAAGACACCGCAGACCAGCGTGAGTACGAGGCAGCACTCTCGGAACTCGGCTTTTCAGTACCGGTCTCCATTCGCGACAGAACCTCGCTGTTTGAAGGCTGTTGGAAACAGCAGGTGAACGCGTTCACCTACGTCGAAGAACACCGGGCGCGAAAGCGCCAGTACGAACTCGACACGCTCGCACAGTTTGACGAACTTGCGGCGTTCATCAACGAACAAGTCAATGGGGCAGCCACAGAACAAGCGGAGGTGTCGGCATGA
- a CDS encoding orc1/cdc6 family replication initiation protein yields MSEADELFTREDPIFANKELLEINHLPDGGRIVGRDEEIGHLANAVNPAIFGQSPSNVLIYGKTGTGKSLCAKYVSRRLIETADEEGVTVAMAYVDCAQDTTETQTVQTIATAVNDPAVTDIKIPDKGISTATYYKRLWKILDQQYDVVLVILDEIDKLDSDGILMQLSRAGEAGKLHHCKVGVIGISNKIKYKDRMDERVRSSLCEREYVFPPYDANQLREIMDARSDSFRDNVLEESVIPRAAALAAREHGDARKAIDILRYAGEIAQSTGAKTVKEEFIVQARERAETDRFRELIRGSTPHSRFVLQALTVLSLNNPNQDGFRTTRIYDVYKEICRQEGSDYLSLRRVRDLLKEHAFLDIIEQAHRSGGSAEGSYTEHQLLEEPAVVKKVLVETTEQ; encoded by the coding sequence ATGTCTGAGGCTGACGAACTTTTCACTCGGGAAGACCCCATCTTTGCGAACAAAGAGCTTCTCGAAATCAACCACCTCCCGGACGGGGGACGCATCGTCGGGCGCGACGAGGAAATCGGCCACCTCGCAAATGCCGTGAACCCAGCAATCTTCGGACAGAGTCCGAGCAACGTGCTCATCTACGGCAAGACGGGCACCGGGAAATCGCTCTGTGCGAAGTACGTCTCTCGTCGGCTCATCGAAACCGCAGACGAAGAAGGCGTGACGGTTGCCATGGCGTACGTCGATTGTGCGCAGGATACGACCGAGACCCAGACGGTCCAAACCATCGCCACCGCGGTCAACGACCCCGCGGTGACGGACATCAAAATCCCGGACAAGGGTATCTCGACTGCGACGTACTACAAGCGCCTCTGGAAGATTTTAGACCAACAGTACGACGTGGTGCTCGTCATCTTAGACGAAATCGACAAACTCGACAGCGACGGCATCCTGATGCAACTCTCGCGGGCGGGCGAAGCCGGAAAACTCCACCACTGCAAGGTTGGCGTTATCGGCATCAGCAACAAAATCAAGTACAAAGACCGGATGGACGAACGCGTCCGCTCGTCGCTCTGTGAACGCGAGTACGTCTTCCCACCCTACGACGCGAACCAGCTTCGTGAGATTATGGACGCCCGTTCTGACTCCTTTCGTGACAACGTCTTAGAAGAGTCCGTGATTCCGCGCGCCGCCGCCCTCGCCGCACGCGAACACGGTGACGCCCGAAAGGCAATCGACATCCTCCGGTATGCAGGCGAGATTGCCCAATCGACGGGCGCGAAGACGGTCAAAGAGGAGTTCATCGTCCAAGCCCGCGAGCGCGCAGAAACCGACCGCTTTCGGGAACTCATCCGCGGTTCGACGCCCCACTCCCGGTTCGTCCTCCAAGCGCTCACCGTCCTCTCGCTCAACAACCCGAATCAGGACGGCTTTCGCACGACCCGTATCTACGATGTGTACAAAGAAATCTGCAGACAGGAAGGCTCTGATTACCTCTCACTGCGCCGGGTTCGTGACCTCCTCAAAGAACACGCCTTCCTCGATATCATCGAACAAGCCCATCGCAGCGGCGGGAGTGCCGAAGGGAGCTACACCGAACACCAACTCCTAGAGGAACCAGCAGTCGTAAAGAAAGTCCTCGTCGAGACGACCGAACAGTAG
- a CDS encoding NAD(P)/FAD-dependent oxidoreductase: MTNALAVVGAGAAGCGVAYALRDTAFDVTIFEKSRGVGGRATTRRRNGCYYDHGANYLKPTDDRTGTLLSTLGTDGLVDIEAPVWTYDKRGQIRRGDREEAHKWSYQTGLTQFAKRVLRQTDATVEKGVEIARLEWTDDGDWAGWRLFDGADTAVGRFDRVVLTPPAPQTAGILRRSQWIDSRRRELTEAIDAVPYRTIRSVMLHYPFKLDLPYYALVNVDRDHPIGWLSREECKPGHVPDGESLLVVQMSPEWSEEHADLSTARAGRRVAQLASTLLDDSRVADPDWVDTQGWRYALPDARVDDATVRSAEDEGLYFAGDWVVGEGRVHAAFWNGVAVGERVTVAHE, from the coding sequence ATGACCAACGCGCTCGCAGTCGTCGGAGCTGGAGCCGCGGGGTGTGGCGTCGCCTACGCCCTCCGCGATACAGCGTTCGACGTGACGATATTCGAGAAGAGCCGCGGCGTCGGCGGCAGGGCCACAACGCGACGGCGGAACGGCTGTTACTACGACCACGGCGCGAACTACCTGAAGCCCACAGACGACAGAACCGGGACCTTGCTTTCGACTCTCGGAACCGACGGGCTTGTCGACATCGAGGCTCCAGTCTGGACGTACGACAAGCGCGGGCAGATTCGCCGGGGAGACCGTGAGGAAGCCCACAAATGGAGCTACCAAACCGGCCTCACCCAGTTCGCAAAGCGAGTGCTCAGGCAGACGGATGCGACGGTCGAAAAGGGCGTTGAAATCGCTCGCCTCGAATGGACAGACGACGGCGATTGGGCTGGCTGGCGACTGTTCGATGGAGCTGACACGGCGGTTGGACGGTTCGACCGCGTCGTCCTCACGCCACCCGCACCGCAAACGGCCGGGATTCTCCGGCGAAGCCAGTGGATAGATTCACGACGACGGGAACTCACCGAGGCCATCGACGCCGTGCCCTACCGGACGATTCGCTCGGTGATGCTCCACTACCCGTTCAAGCTTGACCTGCCTTACTACGCACTCGTCAATGTAGATCGGGACCACCCGATTGGCTGGCTTTCGCGTGAGGAGTGTAAGCCAGGCCACGTCCCCGACGGTGAGAGCTTGCTCGTCGTCCAGATGAGTCCGGAATGGTCAGAAGAACACGCAGACCTGTCCACGGCGCGAGCGGGACGCCGTGTCGCACAGCTCGCTTCGACGTTACTCGACGATTCGCGAGTAGCAGACCCTGACTGGGTCGATACGCAGGGGTGGCGCTATGCACTGCCAGACGCTCGTGTCGATGACGCGACGGTTCGCAGCGCCGAGGACGAGGGACTGTACTTTGCTGGAGATTGGGTGGTTGGTGAAGGGCGCGTGCATGCGGCATTCTGGAACGGTGTAGCCGTGGGCGAGCGAGTGACTGTAGCTCACGAATAG
- a CDS encoding MOSC domain-containing protein has translation MTAPTLDRITVYPIKSLDGVTCDRATLVENGGLSHDRAYALVDAAGTFVNGKRTATIHRLALSMDLEANRATISVRGTDRAVSGHLDDHRDRFEAWLSSYFERDVSLEKQPAGGAPDDTEASGPTVVSTATLAEIASWYDLPVANVRRRFRANLELGGCPAFWEDRLYAEPGTAKPFEIGPTPFAGTNPCQRCVVPTRDPDTGEATSEFRTTFITRREATLPAWANRAQFDHFFRVTVNTTVPESAWGKEIHVGDSVTVG, from the coding sequence GTGACCGCGCCTACCCTCGACCGAATCACCGTCTATCCCATCAAGTCACTCGATGGCGTCACCTGCGACCGGGCGACGCTGGTCGAAAACGGCGGCCTCTCCCACGACCGCGCGTACGCACTCGTCGATGCGGCGGGAACGTTCGTGAACGGCAAACGCACAGCTACCATTCACCGCCTCGCCCTCTCGATGGACCTTGAGGCGAATCGAGCGACGATCAGCGTCCGCGGAACTGACCGGGCTGTGTCCGGCCATCTGGACGACCACCGCGACCGATTCGAGGCGTGGCTCTCAAGCTACTTCGAGCGCGACGTTTCGCTCGAAAAACAGCCTGCAGGCGGCGCGCCAGACGACACGGAGGCGTCGGGGCCAACGGTCGTCTCGACCGCAACGCTCGCTGAAATCGCCTCGTGGTACGACCTCCCCGTGGCGAACGTTCGGCGGCGCTTTCGAGCGAATCTCGAACTCGGCGGCTGTCCGGCGTTCTGGGAAGACCGGCTCTACGCCGAACCCGGCACGGCCAAACCATTCGAAATCGGACCCACCCCATTCGCCGGGACGAACCCCTGCCAGCGCTGTGTCGTCCCGACGCGCGACCCGGACACTGGCGAGGCGACGTCGGAGTTTCGCACAACATTCATCACCCGACGAGAGGCGACGCTTCCAGCGTGGGCCAACCGCGCGCAGTTCGACCACTTCTTTCGCGTGACGGTGAACACGACCGTCCCCGAGTCGGCGTGGGGGAAGGAGATTCACGTCGGTGATTCTGTCACAGTTGGTTAA
- a CDS encoding trans-sulfuration enzyme family protein: MDWRARTTDAEHVETLAVTCGEKAQAGNDHVGDVTVPIHLSSTFAVPGIDPAADLLSLDPDANEYVYSRLSNPTRNAVETRLAALEGGDHAFAFASGTAAIATVAMAALNPGDHVVAFDDLYGGTKAMFTLFLPDKLGVEVSFVDARDTENVRAAMQDNTELIWMETPTNPLLHLCDIESIATVAQEHGALFGVDNTFLSPYFQQPLTLGADVVVHSTTKYLNGHSDSMGGVAITNNPDLADSLKFLQQIGLGNMLSPFDSYLLLRGIKTLPMRMRQHAENAQAVAEFLDNHDLVETVYFPGLASHPQADLARQQMSGPGGVVTAVFNGSLETVEHLVAELDEFTFAVSLGGVESLVEHPASLTHSELSPEERESLGITDTLLRFSVGVEHVDDLIADLDSALRAVEERAVHTAD; encoded by the coding sequence ATGGATTGGCGAGCGCGCACCACGGACGCAGAGCACGTAGAAACGTTGGCGGTCACCTGCGGCGAGAAGGCGCAGGCTGGCAATGACCACGTTGGCGACGTGACGGTACCCATCCACCTCTCCTCTACGTTTGCTGTCCCCGGCATCGACCCTGCCGCAGACCTCCTCTCGCTCGACCCGGATGCGAACGAATACGTCTACTCGCGGCTCTCGAACCCGACGCGAAACGCGGTCGAAACCCGACTCGCCGCCCTTGAAGGCGGCGACCACGCCTTCGCCTTTGCCTCCGGCACCGCCGCCATCGCCACGGTTGCAATGGCCGCGCTCAACCCCGGCGACCACGTCGTCGCCTTCGACGACCTCTACGGCGGCACGAAAGCGATGTTCACACTGTTTCTCCCCGACAAACTCGGCGTCGAAGTCAGTTTCGTCGACGCCCGCGACACCGAGAACGTCCGTGCGGCGATGCAGGACAACACCGAACTCATCTGGATGGAGACGCCGACGAACCCGTTGCTCCACCTCTGTGACATCGAATCCATCGCCACCGTCGCACAGGAACACGGCGCGCTGTTCGGCGTCGACAACACCTTCCTCTCGCCGTACTTCCAACAGCCGCTCACCCTCGGCGCGGACGTGGTCGTCCACAGCACGACGAAGTACCTGAACGGCCACTCCGATTCGATGGGCGGCGTCGCTATCACGAACAATCCAGACCTCGCAGACAGCCTCAAATTCCTGCAACAGATCGGCCTCGGCAACATGCTCTCGCCGTTCGACTCATACCTCTTGCTTCGCGGCATCAAGACGCTCCCGATGCGGATGCGCCAGCACGCTGAAAACGCCCAAGCGGTTGCCGAATTCCTCGATAATCACGACCTCGTTGAGACGGTTTACTTCCCCGGCTTAGCAAGCCACCCGCAAGCCGACCTCGCCCGCCAGCAGATGTCCGGTCCCGGCGGCGTGGTAACTGCGGTGTTCAATGGTTCGCTCGAAACCGTAGAACACCTCGTCGCTGAACTCGATGAGTTCACCTTCGCCGTCAGCCTTGGCGGCGTCGAATCGCTGGTCGAACACCCCGCGTCGCTCACCCACTCAGAACTCTCGCCAGAAGAACGCGAGTCGCTCGGCATCACCGACACCCTCCTTCGATTCTCTGTCGGTGTCGAACACGTAGACGACCTTATCGCAGACCTCGACTCCGCCCTTAGGGCGGTCGAAGAGCGCGCCGTCCACACTGCTGACTAG
- a CDS encoding cysteine hydrolase family protein: protein MTASTDTTPLTDTTALITIDVQQGFDDPAWGPRNNPEMEANLDALLAAWREAGRPVFHVKHHSTESDSPLRPDQPGSALRDGLVADGEPVITKNVNSAFIGTDLAARLREAGITTLVLAGLTTDHCVSTTARMAENLGFTVFVVADATATHERTGYDGTTYEADESHALALAHLNGEFATVLDTEALLAVRSE, encoded by the coding sequence ATGACCGCCTCTACCGACACCACACCACTCACCGACACCACCGCGCTCATCACCATCGACGTACAGCAAGGCTTCGACGACCCCGCGTGGGGGCCGCGAAACAACCCCGAGATGGAAGCAAACCTCGATGCCCTCCTCGCCGCGTGGCGCGAGGCTGGCCGACCCGTGTTCCACGTCAAACACCACTCGACCGAATCCGACTCACCGCTCCGCCCAGACCAGCCCGGAAGCGCGCTCAGAGACGGCCTCGTCGCAGACGGCGAACCCGTCATCACCAAGAACGTAAACAGCGCGTTCATCGGGACGGACTTAGCAGCCCGACTCCGCGAGGCGGGCATTACGACGCTCGTGCTCGCCGGACTCACGACTGACCACTGCGTCTCCACGACGGCGCGGATGGCAGAAAACCTTGGATTTACCGTGTTCGTCGTCGCAGACGCAACGGCGACACACGAGCGTACCGGCTACGACGGGACAACCTACGAAGCCGACGAGTCTCACGCACTCGCGCTTGCCCACCTCAACGGCGAGTTCGCGACGGTTCTCGACACCGAGGCGCTGCTCGCTGTGCGTTCGGAGTAG
- a CDS encoding low temperature requirement protein A encodes MAFDPRGIRRHFKRPLSVYTGREESLRHATWLELFFDLVFVAAIAEIGTNLHHNLTLEGVLYFTGVFVLVWWVWLDYSYYADLYAADDLISRASLIGVMFVVIFLSQTVDGVFHGQTFVFGATMLFLRVVLTVLYLRPRPNVVTEETQGFVMTWITSEFLTTAVWGVSLLVPDPGRFGLWIAAFTINMAGVAVLYTVFDTVLVQVSHFPERLGLITIIVLGETILAVSFGTSIVTSGADFQLEVLLVGLGGFLIAVGAWWLYFGRFDERVIDRALTAPPDRQLRARQAALVYVFSHFFVHLGIVAAGVGLVLAIEATIAGHTLEQGARLILCGGVASFLLGCAILQRAIPQVSDEIRFDNHVLVARLVVIGTFLALIPLADMFSPVTLIGTIAVAFIALIGFESIVNPWVEVPPASAEV; translated from the coding sequence ATGGCGTTCGACCCTCGAGGAATCAGGAGACACTTCAAGCGGCCGCTCTCGGTGTATACCGGCAGAGAGGAGAGTCTGCGCCACGCCACATGGCTCGAACTCTTTTTCGACCTCGTGTTCGTCGCTGCCATCGCAGAGATTGGCACGAATCTCCATCACAACTTGACGCTCGAAGGCGTGCTGTATTTCACCGGCGTGTTCGTGTTGGTCTGGTGGGTCTGGCTTGACTACAGCTACTACGCAGACCTGTATGCCGCAGACGACCTCATCTCGCGGGCGAGCCTCATCGGTGTCATGTTCGTGGTGATATTCCTCTCACAGACCGTAGACGGCGTGTTCCACGGCCAGACGTTCGTGTTCGGGGCCACCATGCTGTTCTTGCGCGTGGTTCTCACCGTCCTCTATCTTCGGCCGCGACCAAACGTCGTCACAGAAGAGACACAGGGGTTCGTCATGACGTGGATTACCTCAGAATTCTTGACGACCGCTGTTTGGGGGGTTTCCCTGCTCGTCCCCGACCCCGGCCGGTTCGGGCTGTGGATTGCGGCGTTCACCATCAATATGGCCGGAGTCGCGGTGTTGTACACCGTCTTCGACACCGTCCTCGTTCAGGTGTCACACTTCCCCGAGCGCCTCGGGCTCATCACCATCATCGTCCTCGGTGAGACCATCCTCGCCGTCTCGTTTGGCACCTCCATTGTGACCTCCGGTGCCGACTTCCAACTCGAAGTGCTCCTCGTCGGACTGGGCGGCTTCTTGATTGCAGTCGGCGCATGGTGGCTCTACTTCGGGCGGTTCGACGAGCGTGTCATCGACCGGGCGCTCACTGCACCACCCGACCGACAGCTTCGAGCACGCCAAGCCGCACTCGTCTACGTGTTCAGCCACTTCTTCGTTCACCTCGGAATCGTTGCGGCCGGGGTCGGACTGGTGCTCGCCATCGAAGCGACGATTGCCGGTCACACACTGGAACAAGGTGCCAGACTCATCCTCTGTGGAGGCGTTGCCTCGTTCTTGCTCGGCTGTGCCATCCTTCAACGGGCCATTCCACAGGTGTCCGATGAAATTCGATTCGACAATCACGTGCTCGTGGCACGGCTCGTCGTCATCGGAACATTCCTGGCGCTCATCCCACTCGCGGATATGTTTTCACCAGTCACGCTGATTGGAACCATCGCCGTGGCGTTCATCGCCCTTATCGGCTTCGAAAGCATCGTCAATCCGTGGGTTGAGGTCCCACCAGCTTCGGCTGAGGTGTAA
- a CDS encoding YqcI/YcgG family protein encodes MAVESTYGLFTQEQLHDALDNGALPDWAESHYEGFRNAMLGTHDGAPFPCYFGMESERSGDALYTFCDSMTDESALLTLTDTLFEYVQVFEEYSERTSLVIFFKPPERELDEAAYRDHFWHILQFLHDHDPEPWPHHIPTDPTDPYWEFCFAGEPMFPTARAPFYEQRMSRHTPHGLEITAQPRAIFAGITGDTAAGKEARRIIRARIEDYDGVCPHADIGDWGDSHTREWKQYLLPERNEDTIETCPLIITALR; translated from the coding sequence ATGGCGGTCGAATCGACCTACGGACTGTTTACCCAGGAACAGTTACACGACGCACTCGACAATGGCGCACTTCCCGACTGGGCCGAAAGCCACTACGAGGGCTTTCGCAACGCGATGCTCGGCACCCACGACGGCGCACCGTTCCCGTGCTATTTCGGGATGGAATCAGAACGGAGCGGCGACGCCCTCTACACCTTTTGTGACTCGATGACCGACGAGTCGGCGCTGCTCACGCTCACAGACACCCTCTTCGAGTACGTTCAGGTGTTCGAAGAGTACAGCGAGCGGACGTCGCTGGTCATCTTCTTCAAACCACCCGAGCGTGAATTGGACGAGGCCGCGTACCGAGACCACTTCTGGCACATCCTCCAGTTCCTCCACGACCACGACCCGGAGCCGTGGCCACACCACATCCCAACCGACCCGACGGACCCCTACTGGGAGTTCTGTTTCGCCGGTGAGCCAATGTTTCCGACCGCTCGCGCGCCGTTTTACGAACAGCGCATGAGCCGCCACACGCCACACGGCCTCGAAATCACGGCCCAACCGCGAGCCATCTTCGCGGGTATCACGGGCGACACTGCGGCCGGAAAAGAAGCGCGACGCATCATCAGAGCGCGCATCGAAGACTACGACGGCGTCTGCCCGCACGCGGATATCGGTGATTGGGGCGATTCTCACACCCGCGAGTGGAAACAGTACCTCCTTCCCGAGAGAAACGAGGACACCATCGAGACGTGTCCGCTCATAATCACTGCACTCAGATGA